A window of Rhizobium acidisoli contains these coding sequences:
- a CDS encoding Ohr family peroxiredoxin, which translates to MTEKLLFAGKTHIAGGRNGYARSSDGTLDVKLPQPHPAAENLFGAAWSACYIGAIELAAAQRKITLPAGPEVDAEITLNGDNGSYFLRARLDVSLADIDRGIAQELIEAAHGICPYSKAVHGNIDVETRLV; encoded by the coding sequence ATGACTGAGAAGCTTCTTTTTGCTGGCAAGACCCATATCGCCGGCGGCCGCAACGGCTATGCACGCAGCAGCGACGGCACGCTCGACGTCAAGCTGCCGCAGCCGCATCCGGCGGCCGAAAACCTGTTCGGCGCCGCCTGGTCGGCCTGCTATATCGGCGCCATCGAACTCGCTGCCGCGCAGCGGAAGATCACGTTGCCAGCCGGTCCCGAGGTCGATGCCGAGATCACGCTCAATGGCGATAACGGCTCTTACTTCCTGCGCGCACGGCTCGATGTCAGCCTGGCAGACATCGATCGCGGGATCGCGCAGGAGCTGATCGAGGCGGCCCACGGCATCTGCCCATATTCCAAGGCGGTCCACGGCAATATCGACGTCGAAACCAGGCTCGTCTGA
- a CDS encoding class I SAM-dependent methyltransferase, which yields MSSITEGNAVQYGDSRKLAARARLHTEYTIAETGWFPWVAGRVPLKPGNHVLDVGCGPAWFWAATASLLPEDLHLTLTDLSSGMVDEAVARCSTLPFGSVRGCRADAAALPFEDGAFDLVIAMHMLYHLPAPAAGIAEMARVLKPGGVLAVTTNGIGNMREIYRLTTVFGSTPTDPAAEAFGYDAAEQMMRSQFGNVAMSQYPASMRITEPEDVFLALTSYPPGEGADEPHLTRFRQAIADAFRQGSGALDVSRETGLFLSRKPA from the coding sequence ATGTCCTCCATAACCGAAGGCAATGCGGTGCAGTATGGCGACAGCCGCAAGCTCGCCGCCCGCGCCAGGCTCCATACCGAATATACCATCGCCGAAACCGGCTGGTTCCCGTGGGTTGCCGGGCGGGTGCCCCTGAAACCGGGAAATCACGTGCTCGACGTCGGTTGCGGGCCGGCATGGTTCTGGGCCGCAACGGCAAGCTTGCTGCCGGAGGATCTGCACCTGACGCTGACCGACCTTTCGTCAGGCATGGTCGACGAGGCAGTGGCGCGCTGCAGCACGCTACCCTTCGGCTCCGTTCGAGGCTGCCGGGCCGACGCCGCCGCACTTCCTTTCGAAGACGGCGCCTTCGATCTGGTGATCGCCATGCATATGCTCTATCACCTGCCCGCCCCGGCCGCCGGCATCGCAGAGATGGCAAGGGTCTTGAAACCGGGCGGCGTTCTCGCGGTCACCACCAACGGCATCGGCAATATGCGCGAGATCTATCGCCTGACGACCGTCTTCGGCAGCACGCCGACCGATCCGGCCGCCGAAGCCTTCGGATATGACGCCGCCGAACAAATGATGCGATCGCAATTCGGAAACGTCGCCATGTCGCAGTATCCGGCAAGCATGCGGATCACCGAACCGGAGGATGTCTTCCTGGCTCTCACTTCCTATCCGCCCGGCGAAGGCGCCGACGAGCCTCACCTCACCCGCTTCCGCCAGGCGATCGCCGATGCCTTCAGGCAAGGCAGCGGCGCCCTCGACGTCAGCAGGGAAACCGGGCTGTTCCTCAGCAGGAAGCCAGCCTGA
- a CDS encoding extensin family protein, whose protein sequence is MAFVSFPRRSLLPLLLSAALTTCSISDGLVPPANVDSGTRVSSISPARAPAARMAPSVRMAPVESQASYPVSNAPVGNSQGSVDYLNTPNLAGTGHAAPSQAAARGGRLPMIDSDEALAAGQPSGNWGGTQNLAIPSGGVNMDDELGAEPVVGLAQEQQQQIAEGNATEPVVDGIGTDSPTQVNQPLRQPAPMPQPAAQAQMSRAPAWNDGSPVVAPTRVPEEDESEEVAMLRPNNPMMSEPAVPVDPSVMPASELACRRELKRMGVLFDEKPPISNGPACQVPYPVSLKGLSGSIGVKPAVTLNCQVTLAFAKWVKNELAPSARYRYWSGIRTIQPLGGYSCRRMNNSRQRYNPMSEHARGNAIDVGKFVLKNGHEIDVRKKGLFSLREGRLLKAVRTDSCRYFNTVLGPGSNPEHWNHFHFDLRSRKSGKVYCD, encoded by the coding sequence ATGGCGTTTGTTTCCTTTCCTCGGCGATCCCTTTTGCCCCTGCTGCTTTCGGCGGCGCTGACGACCTGTTCGATCAGCGATGGGCTGGTGCCGCCGGCCAATGTCGACAGCGGCACCAGGGTCAGCTCGATCTCGCCGGCACGGGCGCCGGCGGCGCGCATGGCGCCCTCGGTGCGCATGGCGCCGGTGGAAAGCCAGGCCTCCTATCCCGTTTCCAATGCGCCGGTCGGCAATAGCCAGGGCTCCGTCGATTACCTCAATACGCCGAACCTTGCCGGCACCGGTCATGCCGCGCCCTCCCAAGCGGCGGCGCGCGGGGGCCGCCTGCCGATGATCGACAGCGATGAGGCGCTGGCGGCGGGCCAGCCGAGCGGCAATTGGGGCGGCACGCAGAACCTTGCGATCCCTTCCGGTGGCGTCAATATGGATGACGAACTTGGAGCAGAGCCGGTCGTCGGGTTGGCGCAGGAACAACAGCAGCAGATCGCCGAGGGCAATGCGACCGAGCCCGTCGTTGACGGCATCGGCACCGATAGCCCTACGCAGGTGAACCAGCCGCTTCGCCAGCCCGCACCGATGCCGCAGCCGGCAGCACAAGCGCAGATGAGCCGGGCGCCCGCCTGGAACGACGGCAGCCCTGTCGTGGCGCCGACACGCGTTCCGGAAGAGGATGAAAGCGAAGAGGTCGCGATGCTGCGTCCCAACAATCCGATGATGAGCGAGCCAGCGGTACCTGTCGATCCGAGCGTCATGCCGGCCTCCGAGCTTGCCTGCCGGCGCGAGCTGAAGCGCATGGGCGTGCTCTTCGACGAGAAGCCGCCGATCTCGAACGGGCCGGCCTGCCAGGTGCCCTATCCGGTATCGCTGAAGGGGCTTTCCGGCAGTATCGGCGTCAAGCCGGCGGTGACGCTGAACTGCCAGGTGACGCTCGCCTTCGCCAAATGGGTGAAGAACGAGTTGGCGCCGTCTGCCCGCTATCGCTACTGGAGCGGCATCAGGACGATCCAGCCGCTCGGCGGCTATTCCTGTCGCCGCATGAACAACAGCCGGCAGAGATACAATCCGATGTCTGAACACGCCCGCGGCAATGCCATCGACGTCGGCAAGTTCGTGCTGAAGAACGGCCATGAGATCGACGTGCGCAAAAAGGGCCTGTTCTCGCTGCGCGAGGGCCGGTTGCTGAAGGCGGTGCGCACCGACAGCTGCCGCTATTTCAACACCGTGCTCGGCCCCGGCAGCAACCCGGAGCACTGGAACCACTTCCACTTCGATCTGCGCTCCCGCAAAAGCGGCAAGGTCTATTGCGACTGA